The Nitrospirota bacterium DNA window CGAGAAGATGAGAGCGCCGGGACATTATTAATGCAAAAGAGGGATAAAACCAGAAGGGCTATTATAAAAAAAACAGCCCTTCTGATCTTAGAAAGAGAGATGGGATCCATTCATTATAATTTATTGTATTCGGTTTCGAGAGCAAGAAGGGCATGGGCGGTGGCAAGGTCTTTATTGCCTTCCCAGAATTCCGTGTCTTTAGTATTGACCCAGAATCCTTCCTTATCCTGAAGGCTCATTAATTTCCCGGCAAGTTCGCTGTACCAGTCATGCTTGACCCCGTCTTGTGTCGTTATGTATTTTTCACCGTATAAAGAGAGGGCTTTTGACATCGTATCGTAGTAGAAATAAAGCGCCTTCACTCCGTAATTGGTATTCTCGTTCAGGTTGTAGTTTTTCTGTACCCAGTCAAAGGATGTTTTTAATCTCGGGTCGTCTTTGGCAATATTTGCAAAGATCAGGCCCTTGATCCCGGCAAATGTCATGCTGCCGTATGATACATAATCAGGCACAAAGGTCAGTTTGGGAGAATAAATAAAGCCGCCGTCATCCTTTGCCCATGCCTGGTCATTTGATTCGCTCCTGTTCTGGCATCTGTCTATGAATTTTATCGCCTTCTCCCATACAGGGCTGTCCTTGGGAAGCCCTGATTCTTTGAGCGCCTCAAGCGCGTACTGAAGGTTGGCAAGGTCAGGCCGCTCATCTCCGCCGTAGCCTATGCCACCAAAATATTTGTCTGAAGGCTTGTATCCTTCTTCTTCATCCGACTGGCTTTTGATAAGGTAGTCCTGCGCCTTTTTAATTATATCCGCGTACTTCGGGTTCTTTGTGTTTGCAAGGGCGAGCAGGGCAAGCGCTGTGTTGTAGGATGCCGGAGGGTCTTTATAGATCGAACCGTCTTCTTTTACATGGGACAGAATAAAGAGTATGCCGTCTCTCACAAAGGGGTCGTCATCTTCATTATACTCTCTATGGCTCTTCATATAAGCCATAACAACAAGCGATGTGACACCGACATTATCGCTCCATGAACCGTTCTTCTGCTGGCTGGCGCGGAGCCAGTGCATGGCGTTGTCAACGGATTTTTTAACTCTCGGTTTCAGGTCGCTGTCAGCTCCAAAAGAGGGCGCAGCTACAGCTATAAAAAAGAATAAACAAATGATGCTTATTATCCTCTGACTAACTCCGGGTTGATACATTTTGTTCCTCATAAATCCCCTCCGTTATCAATTTTCGAGATTTATAATGATTATTTTAAAAACACTTTGTCAAGGCAAGGTCAGAATGATTTAGCGTTTTTCTTCAAATAGTTTCAGGCTCAGCAGCCGGGAGCTGTGAATGACTCGCAGGATAAGTATAGTTAGCGCATCAATCCTAAAGATAGTTCTGTAATCGCCATATATGATATGCCGATATTCTTTCGCCAATTCTTGTGATTCAGGGATAACCGGACAGCGCAAAGGAAGTTGTTCTAACGAATTGATCTGCCTTTCTATTTCAACAACCCACTTTCTTGCCGCTATTTCATTATCAGAGGCAATGTGTTGGAAGATACTCTTTATGTCGCATTCAGCAGTCTGGGTGATCTTAACCAGATACTTTTGCACTCTTTTTGAACTCCCTTAAGAAATCTTTTGCTTTTCTGGTGCGGCCCTCACTGACATCTTTTTCCGCTTCAGCTAAAAGCATTCCAAGATTTAAGGATCTCAGCTTTTTTTCAAAAACATCTACATCTAACAAAACAGCATCCGGCTTGCCGTTGACAGTAACAATAATAGGGCGGCCGGTATGGTGCATTTGTTTGAAAATCTCATTCGTTTTCTTTTTAAGGTCAGAGACAGTTTTTATGTCTTCAGAAATGCTTATAGCCATAACATAGCCCATCCTTTTTAATATTATATTTGATGCTTAATATGATACCATACAAAAGAATTAAAGGTTGTTATGTTTTATACTTGTAACATTCACATCAAAATAATATAATTGTCTCATTCAAGAAAATATGATTTTAGTATTTTGATAGGGGCAACTATGACGCGAATATTTATATTGTTACTTATATTGCTGACATATTCTACAGCGTTTGCTGCTGACACACAAACTGAGTTAAACGGATTTATGCTTCAGCAATTTAAAGATGTTGTCAAGAAATCTTTAGGCAATCCTGACCAGAGTATGGAGACAGATAATTTAACAAAAGACGTATATGTTATCGATGATAAATCATACATGGTTTTTGAATATTTAAAACAATTCCCTAATATTATTTTTTCTATTCAACTAACCGGCGTTACAGATAAGATGCTACCATTCAAGGGGTTACTGCTTGGTTATCGTAAAGATATTGTCTTAAATATGCTGGGAACACCGGATAACATTGAGCAAATAAAACAACCAAAAGTGGAGAAGTATAATTTTAAGGATACTAATTACTCAGTTGAGTTTGATGAGAAGGGTAATCTATATGGCATAAGGATACAGAGTTCTAAAGAACTCCTGACTGAAACTAATTATAGTGAGACATATTGGGGTGATTTCAAGAAGGCTGTCCTGAAAAAAGATTTTAAAACTGTATTATCACTTCTCCGACCGGACGTGGAAATATATAAAGACGGCAAGATTCTCTCGATTGACAAAAAATACTCCGAATTTGAAGAAAAACCAACCACTGAATTTTATGAAGCATTATTGGGAGAAGAAAACAGCGTTTATGCTGAACTGCAAAAAACCGAGGCAGAAGTGGAAAACAGATTTATATTAGATTTTGGTGTAGGTATTGTCCATACGTTTTATACTGGAAAGATATTAAAAGAGATAGTATTTTTCCCATTTAACGGAAAGTTTAGAGTATATGAGATAGCTTTTAGAGAAAAGTAAAAAATAATACTTATTTATCCCCCATTGTCAAGGGTAAAAAACGTTGTTAGAGAATCATAGTAAATAATTTCCAGCTTTTTAAAAATTCGCCAAGTCCTCAACTTTTCAACTCTGACATATACTATTCTTTGCCCTGCTTCCTCGATAACACCATCTCAATAACAAATAAGCAAAGAGCCATAAAACCATAGAAAAGCCAGAACTGAAAATGGGCGGAATAGCAGAAGCACAGCAATCTCAAAAAATGCTATACTTTACTCAAGATGACAGTAACAGCGATTGAAAAAAAGGCAAAGCTCATAACCGGAAGAGATGGAAAGCCGGTCGAGGTGATCCTCCCTTATAATATCTACAAAGAGCTTTTGGAGCTTGAGAGAAGTATGGAGATATTCAAATGCAAAGAGACCAAGGAAAGCATCAAAAGGGCAAAGGAAGACATAAGGCAGGGCAGGGTAAAAAACTTCAGCGATGTAAAAGATGCCGTTAAATGGCTGGACAAATAGAACTGATCCTCACTGAGGAATTCAAGAAATCCTACAAAAGACTTCCCGAAGATATTAAGAAAAGGGTCAAGAAGCAATTAAGATTTTTAAGCAGTAATCCCGCGCATCCTTCGCTTAAAATTCACAAATTAAATGGGGAATGGGAATTTTATGTTGATATCCATTACAGATGTTTCTTCTTAAGAGAAGGAAGCAAGTTTGCACTTCTGACAGTTGGAATCCACAGAATAGTTGACAGATATAAATAAAGTGAACGACCGCGCATCCCGTATATTAATATCTTACTGAATCAGAAGCATCCTGCTGAATAAAACCTATTTAGTCTTCTTAAAGAAGACCATCTCAATAACAAATAAGCAAAGCGCCATGAAACCATAGAAAAGCCAGAACTGAAAAGGGGCGGGATAGCGGAACTGGTAGGCGCTTATGGTGCTTAAGTAATAGAGCGGGTCTGTTCTTAATATGTCGAGATTGATCGAGGACGATATAGCAATGTATGGGTTTAAGATCAAAGCGGATTGAATGATGATATGCGGGTCTGTCACCCATTTTATGATCGGGTTTACAAGAATGACGCTGAATATCATGGAGAGTAAAATCAAGTAAACCGTGACTATTGAAGCAAACGCGTTAGTTGTGATGGTATTCATTAAATGAGCGATGGCAGTGAAGAAGAGAGCTATGAAGAAGAGGGTCGTCAGATATGTAAAGATAACATTTGCCGGAAGCTGCCAGTTGTAAAGATAAACGGCAGGGATGAAGGACGGCAATATTAGAAGCGCGGTAAAGATAATTGTAAAGAGCATCCTGCCCCATTTTGTACCATGACCACCGGTTCTTTCAGTTTTACTCTCTGCCGGAAGCAGCAGGCAGAATATGATGGGTATTGCGAGTAGATAAAATGAGAGTTCAATCATTGAGAGGATAACCAACCCTCTTTTTCCGACTACTGCTGCGCTCATGCCGTCTGCCGTGGCATTATTGCAGAAACGCCATAACCCCGCGAGGAAGATAAGCTGTGCTGAAATCACAGGAAGGAATATAAGTCCTTTGGCCCGGCATCGGGATGAAATCGGTTTGTAATTAATATGGTTATTCATGGGTTATCAGTGCTCTTATTATAGTTCAAGAACTTTCATTTTATCCGATTTTCTTACATAATAATATTAATTGAATCAGTTATTGACTCACGCATAACAGATGTCCAACGTCATGGCTGTCACTCCCGCTTGTCGGGAGTCATTCAGCTATATAGATTCCGGACAAGCCGGAATGACATAAAATTTTAAAAGGATGTTTTAATGAAAGAGATACAACAGAATTTTCAGGTTAGCTACTCTCTGCCGGTTATCTTCACGCGTGATGTCTTTAGCGTTGGTAACAAGGCGCTGTCTCAACTCTTAAGCAGGACCGGCCGCAAGAACAAGGTTCTTATTATTATCGATTCAAAGGTCTTTAACGCGACACCGAAACTGATGGATAAGATCGAGCAGTACGCTAACATTCACAGTGATATAATGGAATTCGTTTGCCCTCCGTTTATCATCAAAGGCGGAGAAGCTTGCAAAAAAGATATGTCTGAAGTTGATAAGATTCACGCTCTCATAGACAAACATCATCTGTGCCGGCATTCTTTCATACTCGTCATAGGAGGCGGCGCTGTGCTTGACGCAGCAGGTTACGCAGCTGCGACAGCGCACAGGGGCATACGTCTTATACGCTTGCCGACGACAACCCTTTCACAAAATGACGCCGGAGTGGGCGTCAAGAACGCGATAAACGCGTTCGGCAGGAAGAACTTTCTCGGCACCTTTGCACCGCCTTTTGCGATCATTAATGACTTTGATTTTTTAAATACCCTGCCGAAGAAAGCGCTCAGGGCCGGTATCTCGGAAGCGGTCAAGGTGGCACTTATCAAAGACAAAGAGTTCTTTGATTTTCTCTATAACGAAAGGCAGAAGCTTGCTTCATTTGAGCCTGAGGCCATGGAGAAGATGATAATCAGATGCGCTGAACTTCATATCGAACACATCGGCACAAGCGGTGATCCTTTTGAATACGGCTCGTCGCGGCCGCTTGATTTCGGCCACTGGTCAGCGCATAAGATAGAGGAGCTTACAGGCGGCAAGGTTCAGCATGGCGAAGCCGTTGCCGCGGGTATCGCGCTTGATTCGCTTTACTCATTTCATACGGGCCTTATAAATGAGATAGAACTGAGAAAGATATTCTCCACTCTGAAAGATATCGGCTTTGAGCTTTATCACTGGTCTCTGAACTGGATGGACATAAATAAAGCACTGCAGGAATTTCAGGAGCACCTCGGAGGCAGGCTCACCATCCCTTTGCTTAGCGGCATCGGCAACAGAAAAGACGTGAATGAGATAGATACCGTTTTGCTGAAAAAATGTGTTAATATCCTCTCTGAGACAGCAGAAGGAAAGGAGAGAAAACATGGTTCAGGAAAACGGCCCGATGCAGGCAAAAGAGGCTCTCGAAAAATACTTCCTTGACAACCGCGCAAGGATGCTTGAGATAGCGTCATTTCTCGACCGAATCGACAGGTACAGCGGCTCCTCCGAAGCGAAAGAAGATTTCCGCTACAAGTCTCTGGTGGATGCCTTAAAGATCATTGTTGAGACTGAAAATGACAGGACAAAATATGTCCAGCTTCGCTTAAGTGATCTCTCTGACAAGCCTGTAGAAAATATCATTGACCCAAAAGCATACGGCGCGTGGAAGGAGTCAATCAGTGAAGGTGATTGACCCGCATATCCATATGGTCTCAAGGACCACTGACGATTACATGGCTCTCGCTCTGGGCGGGATACATACGATAACCGAGCCATCATTCTGGGCGGGCTTTGATAAGAGATCGGCAGACGGCTTCCATGATTACTTTCATCACATATCGGTTGTTGAACACGCGCGCGCCGCGAGGTTCGGCATAAAACACTATTGCTGGATAGGCCTCAACTCTAAAGAGTCTGAAAACCTTCAATTAGCTGAAGATGTATTGGCTATCATTCCTGAATATCTCGACAGGCCTACGGCTCTTGGAATCGGAGAGATCGGGCTTAACAAGAACAGCCGTAATGAGGTGAAGATCCTGGAAAGGCAGCTCTCCATCGCTGCTGAGAGAGGCGAGATGATACTTATCCATACTCCGCACCTTGAAGACAAGCTTAAAGGCACGCGGTTTATCATGGATATGATCCTTAATGAACCGCGGATACAGCCGTCACGTGTGCTTATCGACCATGCTGAGGAGCATACTATAGGTGAGATAAAAGAGAAAGGGTTCTGGTTCGGGCTTACTTTATATCCAAGTTCCAAAGGCAGCCCGGAGAGGGCGGTTGACGCGGTTGAGATATTCGGCTCTGACAGGATATGCATTAACTCATCCGCAGACTGGAGCGTGAGCGACCCTCTTGCCACTCTGAAATGCGCCAACGAGATGAGGAGGCGCGGCCATTCCGAATCTTTGATAAATAAGATTTTCTATGAAAACCCCAAGGCGTTTTTAAGCCAGTCCCCGAAATTTGAAGCGGCGTGATCACCTATTGCACTAACATACATCCCGGCGAAAGCTGGGATGAAGTTTTTCTAAACCTGAGCGCCCATCTTCCCATAGTAAAGAACGCTGTTTCACCATCTGATATTTTTCCTGTAGGCCTGCGACTTTCAAACCGCACTTCATTGGAGATGGATAAAAACATATCAGCGCGTTTTCACGAATGGTGTCTGGAGAACGGATTATTTGTTCCAACGATAAATGGTTTTCCATTCGGCTCATTTCATTCCTCCTTTATAAAAGAGGGAGTTTATATGCCTGACTGGAGATCCGGTGCGCGGGTTGAATATACCAAACGGCTTGCGGATCTGCTGGATGTGTGGCTGCCTTCAGGCATGACAGGCTCAATCTCAACGGTTCCTGTTGGATTTAGAAGCCATATCGCAAAAAACGATCACGGGTTCATCAGACAAAATTTAATGAATGTGCTGGAGCATCTTGACAGGCTGAAACAGAAGAGCGGGAAGGAGATAATACTCTCACTTGAGCCTGAGCCGGGATGTGTGATTGAGACGACAACTGATGTCATCAGTTTTTTCGATGAGATGAAATTCCCGGATGATATTAAAGACGGCATCGGCATATGTTTTGACTGCTGTCATCATGCCGTTGAATTTGAAGACCCTGATGAATCATTATCAATGCTTTCCAATGCCGGAATTAAAATTGGAAAGGTTCAGGCCTCTTCAGCTTTAAGTTTAATAAAGAATAAATCTGAGATACTTGAGAGTTTTTCCGAACCCTGTTATCTTCATCAGGTCGTTGTCCGGCAGAGTGACGGCGTTCTTTTGCGGTATAATGATATTCCTGATGCGCTGCGTGATTTCAGGGGAGATGAAGAAAGCGAATGGCGCGTTCATTTTCATCTTCCTGTATTTCTGGATAAGATGGATTCATACGCTACAACAAGGTGGTTTACAGAGCAGGCGCTTTCATCTCTAGATAAAAATATTCTGCTTGAGGTTGAGACATATACATGGGATGTCCTCCCTGCCGAGCTTCAGAAGGGGACGGTCACTGATTCTGTAATTCGTGAAATTCAATGGGTGCAGTCAGAGGTAAATGAAAAGAACGGTCGTTCTTAATGTAGTCGGGCTTACACGTTCGCTGTTGGGAGCGCATACTCCCAATCTGAACGCTCTCCTTTTGAGCAGCGCGAATATTAAGACTATCACGCCAGCCGTGACATGTTCCGTTCAATCTACTTTTCTCACAGGCAAACTGCCTTCAGGGCACGGCATCGTCGGCAACGGGTGGTATTCAAGAGAGCTTTCCGAGGTTCTCTTCTGGAAACAGTCAAACAAACTTGTTCAGTCTGAAAAGATCTGGCATGCGGGCAAGAGGCGCGATCCCGCGTTTACATGCGCTAATAATTTCTGGTGGTTTAACATGGCAACTGACGCGGACTGGGCTGTAACGCCGAGGCCGATATACTGCGCTGACGGAAGGAAGCTCCCTGACTGTTATTCCATCCCGCCTGAGCTTCGCTCTAAATTTAATAAAGAGTTCGGCCAATTCCCGCTCTTTCAGTTCTGGGGGCCTGCTGCCTCCATCGCTTCGAGCGAGTGGATAGGCAAGGCATCAATGGCTGTGGAAGAAATGTACAAACCTGTTCTTAATCTCGTATATCTCCCGCACCTCGACTACATACTTCAGAAGGTTGGGCCGCAAGGGGATATTGCAAAAGAGCTTTCTGAAATTGATGAACTCTGCGGCAGGTTAATTAATTTTTATCGTGAAAGAGGATGCAGAATTATCCTGCTTTCCGAATACGGTATCACTTCTGTGAAAGGCGCCATCCACCCGAACAGGATACTCAGAGATAATGGTTTTCTTTCACTCAAGGTTGACCTTGAGCGTGAGTATCTTGACCCCGGAGAGAGCAGGGCGTTTGCTGTTTCAGACCATCAGATTACCCACATATACATTAAAGACAAGAGAGATATTCAGTCTGTTAAGAAACTATTTGAAAACGTATCAGGCATTGAGTATGTGCTTGATGAAGACGGAAAGAATGCATTCGGACTTGATCATGAAAGATCAGGCGAGCTGGTACTAATTTCAAAGAGCGACACATGGT harbors:
- a CDS encoding TatD family hydrolase, with amino-acid sequence MKVIDPHIHMVSRTTDDYMALALGGIHTITEPSFWAGFDKRSADGFHDYFHHISVVEHARAARFGIKHYCWIGLNSKESENLQLAEDVLAIIPEYLDRPTALGIGEIGLNKNSRNEVKILERQLSIAAERGEMILIHTPHLEDKLKGTRFIMDMILNEPRIQPSRVLIDHAEEHTIGEIKEKGFWFGLTLYPSSKGSPERAVDAVEIFGSDRICINSSADWSVSDPLATLKCANEMRRRGHSESLINKIFYENPKAFLSQSPKFEAA
- a CDS encoding type II toxin-antitoxin system RelE/ParE family toxin, with translation MQKYLVKITQTAECDIKSIFQHIASDNEIAARKWVVEIERQINSLEQLPLRCPVIPESQELAKEYRHIIYGDYRTIFRIDALTILILRVIHSSRLLSLKLFEEKR
- a CDS encoding 3-dehydroquinate synthase, producing the protein MKEIQQNFQVSYSLPVIFTRDVFSVGNKALSQLLSRTGRKNKVLIIIDSKVFNATPKLMDKIEQYANIHSDIMEFVCPPFIIKGGEACKKDMSEVDKIHALIDKHHLCRHSFILVIGGGAVLDAAGYAAATAHRGIRLIRLPTTTLSQNDAGVGVKNAINAFGRKNFLGTFAPPFAIINDFDFLNTLPKKALRAGISEAVKVALIKDKEFFDFLYNERQKLASFEPEAMEKMIIRCAELHIEHIGTSGDPFEYGSSRPLDFGHWSAHKIEELTGGKVQHGEAVAAGIALDSLYSFHTGLINEIELRKIFSTLKDIGFELYHWSLNWMDINKALQEFQEHLGGRLTIPLLSGIGNRKDVNEIDTVLLKKCVNILSETAEGKERKHGSGKRPDAGKRGSRKILP
- a CDS encoding type II toxin-antitoxin system Phd/YefM family antitoxin, with protein sequence MGYVMAISISEDIKTVSDLKKKTNEIFKQMHHTGRPIIVTVNGKPDAVLLDVDVFEKKLRSLNLGMLLAEAEKDVSEGRTRKAKDFLREFKKSAKVSG
- a CDS encoding alkaline phosphatase family protein, which produces MKRTVVLNVVGLTRSLLGAHTPNLNALLLSSANIKTITPAVTCSVQSTFLTGKLPSGHGIVGNGWYSRELSEVLFWKQSNKLVQSEKIWHAGKRRDPAFTCANNFWWFNMATDADWAVTPRPIYCADGRKLPDCYSIPPELRSKFNKEFGQFPLFQFWGPAASIASSEWIGKASMAVEEMYKPVLNLVYLPHLDYILQKVGPQGDIAKELSEIDELCGRLINFYRERGCRIILLSEYGITSVKGAIHPNRILRDNGFLSLKVDLEREYLDPGESRAFAVSDHQITHIYIKDKRDIQSVKKLFENVSGIEYVLDEDGKNAFGLDHERSGELVLISKSDTWFTYYFWNDDSKAPDYARTVNIHSKPGYDPCELFIDPAISLPKLKIGWTLLKKNLGFRYLMDVIPLDANLVRGSHGALTANDDEGPIFMTTEPGLLNSQSIKAEEVFDLLLDHVFRD
- a CDS encoding terpene cyclase/mutase family protein, which gives rise to MRNKMYQPGVSQRIISIICLFFFIAVAAPSFGADSDLKPRVKKSVDNAMHWLRASQQKNGSWSDNVGVTSLVVMAYMKSHREYNEDDDPFVRDGILFILSHVKEDGSIYKDPPASYNTALALLALANTKNPKYADIIKKAQDYLIKSQSDEEEGYKPSDKYFGGIGYGGDERPDLANLQYALEALKESGLPKDSPVWEKAIKFIDRCQNRSESNDQAWAKDDGGFIYSPKLTFVPDYVSYGSMTFAGIKGLIFANIAKDDPRLKTSFDWVQKNYNLNENTNYGVKALYFYYDTMSKALSLYGEKYITTQDGVKHDWYSELAGKLMSLQDKEGFWVNTKDTEFWEGNKDLATAHALLALETEYNKL
- the eboE gene encoding metabolite traffic protein EboE, producing MITYCTNIHPGESWDEVFLNLSAHLPIVKNAVSPSDIFPVGLRLSNRTSLEMDKNISARFHEWCLENGLFVPTINGFPFGSFHSSFIKEGVYMPDWRSGARVEYTKRLADLLDVWLPSGMTGSISTVPVGFRSHIAKNDHGFIRQNLMNVLEHLDRLKQKSGKEIILSLEPEPGCVIETTTDVISFFDEMKFPDDIKDGIGICFDCCHHAVEFEDPDESLSMLSNAGIKIGKVQASSALSLIKNKSEILESFSEPCYLHQVVVRQSDGVLLRYNDIPDALRDFRGDEESEWRVHFHLPVFLDKMDSYATTRWFTEQALSSLDKNILLEVETYTWDVLPAELQKGTVTDSVIREIQWVQSEVNEKNGRS